In Flavobacterium sp. N1736, the following are encoded in one genomic region:
- a CDS encoding LytR/AlgR family response regulator transcription factor — protein MTTLIIEDEKPAARLLQRKLEKLNIAVETMLHSVEESVHWFKNNEHPDLIFLDIQLSDGLSFEIFEKIDIKSAIIFTTAYDEYALKAFKLNSIDYLLKPIDEDDLDVAVNKFKARLPKAESGTKNLQVDFEQIRQMLSNPFEKNFKKRFTVKIGQHLKVITTDEIECFFSENKGTYIHTFDNRNYLIDSTLEILEQDLDMKNFFRVSRKFIIPLPAIKEIQVYTNSRLKVILPTYKEDEVIVSREKVQDFKNWLG, from the coding sequence ATGACAACATTAATAATAGAAGACGAAAAACCAGCTGCAAGGTTATTGCAACGAAAGTTAGAGAAACTTAACATTGCTGTAGAAACCATGCTGCATTCTGTAGAAGAATCTGTTCATTGGTTTAAAAATAATGAACATCCGGATTTGATTTTTTTGGATATTCAGCTGTCAGATGGTTTGTCGTTTGAAATTTTTGAAAAAATAGATATTAAAAGCGCCATTATTTTTACAACCGCTTATGATGAATATGCTCTAAAAGCGTTTAAACTCAACAGTATCGATTATCTTTTAAAACCTATTGACGAAGATGATTTGGATGTTGCGGTTAATAAATTCAAAGCTCGTTTGCCTAAAGCAGAATCAGGAACAAAAAACCTTCAGGTTGATTTTGAGCAAATACGCCAAATGTTGTCAAATCCTTTTGAGAAGAATTTTAAAAAGCGATTTACGGTTAAAATTGGTCAGCATTTAAAAGTCATTACAACAGATGAAATCGAATGTTTTTTTAGTGAAAACAAAGGAACCTATATTCATACATTCGACAATCGAAATTATCTGATCGATTCGACATTAGAAATTCTGGAACAGGATTTAGACATGAAAAACTTCTTTCGCGTAAGCAGAAAATTTATTATTCCACTTCCGGCAATCAAAGAAATTCAGGTTTACACCAATTCCAGATTGAAAGTAATTTTGCCAACTTATAAAGAAGATGAGGTTATTGTAAGCCGCGAAAAAGTGCAGGATTTTAAAAATTGGCTGGGATAA
- a CDS encoding 2TM domain-containing protein — MGRFRRRMYEEYSQEFSTDERFNVAYRKVKRIRGFYSHLRIYIIINILIIVASVNDDFFSKGIHENGLLDWQTYSTALFWGIGLLAHGLSVFGRDIFFSADWEQRKIEEYMKKEAASNKWE; from the coding sequence ATGGGAAGATTTAGAAGACGCATGTACGAAGAATATTCGCAAGAATTTTCAACAGATGAGCGCTTTAATGTAGCGTACAGAAAAGTAAAAAGAATAAGAGGATTTTATTCGCATTTAAGAATTTATATCATTATAAATATCCTAATAATTGTTGCCAGCGTAAATGACGACTTTTTCTCAAAAGGAATTCATGAAAATGGACTATTAGACTGGCAAACTTATTCGACAGCTTTGTTTTGGGGAATTGGTTTACTGGCTCACGGATTATCTGTTTTTGGAAGAGATATATTTTTTAGTGCCGATTGGGAGCAAAGAAAAATTGAGGAATATATGAAAAAGGAAGCTGCCAGTAATAAATGGGAATAA
- a CDS encoding 2TM domain-containing protein — translation MGVIMEMDFNEDDKYYLARKKVESIKGFYANLTSFIGVNIILIFINLYTSPDHLWFYWPLMWWGIGVIFHGLKVFEVFPVLGKDWEERKIKEFMEKEKKNENQWK, via the coding sequence ATGGGAGTAATTATGGAAATGGATTTTAATGAAGACGACAAATACTATCTTGCAAGAAAGAAAGTAGAAAGTATAAAAGGATTTTACGCAAATCTTACCTCTTTTATTGGTGTTAATATCATTTTAATTTTTATTAATTTATATACATCACCAGATCATTTGTGGTTTTACTGGCCGCTAATGTGGTGGGGAATAGGCGTAATTTTTCACGGATTAAAGGTTTTTGAAGTATTTCCGGTTTTAGGAAAAGACTGGGAAGAAAGAAAAATTAAGGAATTTATGGAAAAAGAAAAAAAGAATGAAAACCAATGGAAATAA
- a CDS encoding 2TM domain-containing protein, whose protein sequence is METNASNDREKFDIQIASKKVIKLKSFYIHTIVYIIGLVAYVLKNYYGFPLHFFPFNFLTGYILIIWTCVYVISALEILVSFKIFGKEWEERKLKNILDKKQKKQKWE, encoded by the coding sequence ATGGAAACAAATGCTAGTAATGATCGTGAAAAGTTTGATATTCAAATAGCCAGCAAAAAAGTGATTAAACTAAAATCATTTTACATTCACACCATTGTTTACATTATCGGATTGGTTGCGTATGTTTTAAAAAATTATTATGGATTTCCGTTACACTTCTTTCCGTTCAATTTTTTAACGGGCTATATATTGATAATATGGACATGTGTTTATGTGATTTCTGCACTGGAGATATTAGTTTCTTTCAAAATTTTTGGTAAAGAATGGGAAGAACGCAAACTGAAAAATATTTTAGATAAAAAACAAAAAAAACAAAAATGGGAGTAA
- a CDS encoding 2TM domain-containing protein — translation MSLKPNLLKAFLIGGIVFVFSFLIRFASVGIEVFNNQLYIYFLYCMLYSVVLYVVNASLFVYLDKVFEGNRFSPRRILVGFISSFFLSLFVILILRIFTEVVIERRPIISFLANEKAANYIESSVTTFIILLIFHALHFYKIYQENKVTQQKIIAGTANAKFESLKNQIDPHFLFNSLNVLSSLIEENPDNAQRFTTSLSKIYRYVLEQKDKELVSVEDELSFAKTYMNLLKMRFENSLFYELPTTNINPDAKVVPLSLQLLLENTVKHNVVSEQKPLHIRIFVDGEYLAIQNDFQKKEVLQDRQGVGLQNIVNRYGIITNRKVLIEQNKETFTVKIPILTKQITVMETSADYNDENKAYFRAKKRVEELKGFYGNIISYCCVIPFLVFINLRYSPGFQWFWFSALGWGFGLVMHAFKVFGYSSDWEERKIREILEKENNKKTWK, via the coding sequence ATGTCTTTAAAACCAAATTTGTTAAAAGCTTTTTTAATTGGCGGGATAGTTTTTGTTTTCTCCTTTTTAATTCGGTTTGCTTCGGTAGGAATTGAAGTTTTTAACAACCAATTATATATTTATTTTTTGTATTGCATGTTGTACAGCGTTGTTCTGTATGTGGTTAATGCATCTTTATTTGTGTATTTGGATAAGGTTTTTGAAGGAAACAGATTTTCGCCAAGAAGAATTTTAGTCGGGTTTATAAGTTCATTTTTTCTTTCGCTGTTCGTTATTCTAATACTTCGAATTTTTACGGAGGTTGTGATCGAAAGAAGACCGATAATAAGTTTTCTGGCAAATGAAAAAGCAGCAAATTATATAGAATCGTCTGTTACTACTTTTATCATTTTGTTGATATTCCACGCGTTGCATTTCTACAAAATATATCAGGAAAATAAAGTAACCCAGCAAAAAATTATTGCAGGAACAGCAAATGCAAAATTCGAAAGTTTAAAAAATCAGATAGATCCGCATTTTCTTTTTAATAGTTTGAATGTATTAAGTTCTTTGATCGAAGAAAATCCTGATAATGCACAACGGTTTACTACTTCTTTATCTAAAATATACCGCTACGTTTTAGAGCAAAAAGATAAAGAATTAGTTTCTGTTGAAGATGAATTGTCGTTTGCAAAAACCTACATGAATTTGCTTAAAATGCGTTTTGAGAATAGTTTGTTTTATGAATTGCCTACAACCAATATAAATCCCGATGCAAAAGTGGTTCCGTTATCGTTACAGCTTTTACTTGAAAATACGGTAAAACACAATGTTGTAAGTGAACAAAAACCGTTACATATCAGAATTTTTGTTGATGGGGAATATCTTGCGATTCAAAATGATTTTCAAAAGAAAGAAGTTTTGCAGGACAGGCAAGGGGTTGGTTTGCAAAATATTGTTAATCGTTACGGAATCATAACCAATAGAAAGGTTTTAATTGAACAAAACAAAGAAACTTTCACGGTTAAAATTCCAATTTTAACCAAACAAATTACAGTTATGGAAACAAGTGCAGATTATAATGATGAAAATAAAGCCTATTTCAGAGCTAAAAAAAGAGTTGAAGAATTAAAAGGTTTTTACGGAAATATAATTTCGTATTGTTGTGTAATTCCTTTTTTAGTTTTTATAAATTTGAGGTATTCTCCTGGATTTCAATGGTTTTGGTTTTCGGCTTTAGGTTGGGGATTCGGACTTGTAATGCACGCCTTTAAAGTTTTTGGCTACAGCTCTGACTGGGAAGAACGAAAAATCAGAGAGATTCTGGAAAAAGAGAATAACAAAAAAACATGGAAATAA
- a CDS encoding DUF2141 domain-containing protein, translating into MTKIITMTMLFICSLMSAQNVKLTVSVSGLKTSTGIVKVGLYNSEGTFLKTAYKSLTSEIKDEKAVVTFDNLPAGEYAISTYHDENNNGKLDKNAMGIPSEDYAASNNAKGFMGPPSYKDAKFVIDKDSKIEIAL; encoded by the coding sequence ATGACCAAAATTATTACAATGACAATGTTGTTTATCTGCAGTTTAATGTCTGCTCAAAATGTAAAACTAACCGTTTCTGTTTCAGGTTTAAAAACCAGTACAGGAATTGTGAAAGTAGGTTTGTACAACTCAGAAGGTACATTTTTGAAAACAGCATACAAAAGCCTTACTTCTGAAATTAAAGATGAAAAAGCAGTTGTAACATTTGACAATCTTCCGGCTGGTGAATATGCGATTTCAACGTATCACGATGAAAACAACAACGGAAAACTGGATAAAAACGCAATGGGAATTCCTTCTGAAGATTATGCAGCATCAAACAATGCTAAAGGATTTATGGGACCTCCTTCTTATAAAGATGCTAAATTTGTTATTGATAAAGATTCAAAAATTGAAATTGCCCTATAA
- a CDS encoding TonB-dependent receptor, with the protein MKTNFTIILLLLTSFIFAQNTISGKVVDDKGKPVPGANVYIDGTYDGATSSETGDFSFETTATGNQFIVVSFLLYETFKKEIDVANFKDQTVKLRENVNALDAVVITAGTLESGDKARVSVLKPLDIVTTAGSAGNIVAALQTLPGTQTVGEDGRLFVRGGEASETQTFVDGLRVAQPYGATTNNLPTRSRFSPFLFSGIAFSTGGYSAEYGEALSSVLLLNTQDEPDQNKTDIALMTVGLGVGNTQKWKKSSFSINTNYINLAPYQAVIPQNVDWNNPYQSLGGEAVYRYHFERGILKLYAAFDSEKFDLNQKNVNFVDPIRTDLNNNNFYLNGSYKGDFGTGWQLTSGISYGYSKNKVKYDINDVDSNENAAQLKLKLRKNISNYFKLSFGADYFITKFNENFKDNISIDVANGYDSNIAAFYTEGDILFSKNLALKVGARLSNNSLLNETNIAPRASIAYKVSKTSQFSFAYGDFSQTPVVDYIKYSKYHQFESEKAQHYILNYQFTKPGQTFRAEAYYKDYSNLVQYDTKDIAYNSVFNNNGSGYAKGLDLFWRDSNLIKHLEYWISYSYIDSERQYKNFPTMATPSFIANHSLSIVTKYFITDWKSQIGFTNSYSSGRPYNDPNQTQFMNGKTKSYNSLSFNWAYLLTTQKILYFSVSNVLGSQNVFGYDYAKTPDATGIYNRQAVTPTADRFFFVGFFWTISDNKNENQLKNL; encoded by the coding sequence ATGAAAACCAATTTTACAATTATTTTATTATTACTTACGTCTTTTATTTTTGCTCAAAATACCATTTCAGGAAAAGTGGTTGATGATAAAGGAAAACCAGTTCCGGGAGCAAATGTTTATATCGACGGCACTTATGATGGTGCAACAAGTTCTGAAACGGGAGATTTTTCTTTTGAAACCACAGCCACAGGAAATCAATTTATAGTAGTAAGTTTTTTACTTTATGAAACATTCAAAAAAGAAATTGATGTTGCAAATTTTAAAGATCAAACGGTAAAACTAAGAGAAAACGTAAACGCGCTGGATGCCGTTGTTATTACTGCCGGAACATTAGAATCCGGCGATAAAGCAAGAGTTTCGGTTTTAAAACCTTTAGATATTGTAACGACTGCGGGTTCTGCCGGAAATATTGTTGCGGCTCTGCAAACATTGCCGGGAACGCAAACTGTTGGCGAAGACGGGCGTTTGTTTGTTCGTGGAGGTGAAGCCAGTGAAACTCAAACTTTTGTTGACGGACTTCGTGTAGCGCAGCCTTATGGCGCAACGACGAATAATTTACCAACCCGAAGCCGTTTTTCACCTTTCTTGTTTAGCGGAATTGCATTTTCTACCGGAGGTTATTCTGCAGAATACGGCGAAGCTTTATCAAGTGTTTTATTGTTGAATACGCAAGATGAACCAGACCAGAATAAAACAGATATTGCTTTAATGACTGTTGGTTTGGGAGTTGGAAATACTCAAAAATGGAAAAAAAGCTCTTTTAGTATCAATACCAATTATATCAATTTAGCGCCTTATCAGGCTGTGATTCCTCAAAATGTAGACTGGAATAATCCATATCAATCTTTGGGTGGTGAAGCCGTGTACCGTTATCATTTTGAAAGAGGAATTTTAAAATTATATGCTGCTTTCGATTCGGAGAAATTTGATTTAAATCAAAAAAATGTAAATTTTGTTGATCCTATAAGAACGGACTTAAATAATAATAATTTTTACTTAAATGGTTCTTACAAAGGTGATTTTGGAACAGGCTGGCAGCTTACATCCGGAATTAGTTACGGGTACAGCAAAAACAAAGTTAAGTATGATATTAACGATGTAGATTCTAATGAAAATGCAGCGCAGTTGAAATTAAAGCTGAGAAAAAATATTTCGAATTACTTTAAATTATCTTTTGGAGCTGATTATTTTATCACAAAATTCAATGAAAATTTCAAGGATAATATTTCTATTGATGTTGCAAACGGTTACGATTCAAATATTGCTGCTTTTTATACCGAAGGAGATATTTTATTCTCTAAAAATCTGGCTTTAAAAGTAGGAGCAAGGCTTTCGAACAATAGTTTATTAAATGAAACCAATATTGCGCCAAGAGCTTCTATTGCTTATAAAGTTTCTAAAACAAGTCAGTTTTCATTTGCTTACGGAGATTTTTCTCAAACACCGGTTGTCGATTATATCAAATATTCAAAATACCATCAGTTTGAGAGTGAAAAAGCGCAGCATTATATTTTAAACTATCAATTTACAAAACCGGGACAAACTTTTAGAGCCGAAGCATATTATAAAGATTACAGCAATTTAGTTCAATATGACACAAAAGATATTGCTTACAATTCGGTTTTCAATAATAATGGTTCAGGATATGCAAAAGGATTAGATTTATTTTGGAGAGACAGCAATTTGATCAAACATCTTGAATATTGGATTTCCTATTCTTATATCGATTCTGAAAGACAATACAAGAATTTTCCAACGATGGCAACTCCTAGTTTCATAGCAAATCACAGTTTATCAATTGTAACAAAATATTTTATTACAGATTGGAAATCGCAAATTGGGTTTACAAACAGTTATAGTTCAGGACGTCCGTATAATGATCCAAATCAAACACAATTCATGAACGGAAAAACAAAATCATATAATAGTTTGAGTTTTAACTGGGCGTATTTATTAACAACACAAAAAATCCTGTATTTCTCAGTTTCAAATGTGTTAGGATCACAAAACGTTTTTGGATATGATTATGCTAAAACCCCAGACGCAACCGGAATCTATAACAGACAAGCCGTAACGCCAACCGCAGACCGATTTTTCTTCGTTGGTTTCTTCTGGACAATTAGTGATAATAAAAATGAGAATCAGTTGAAGAATCTTTAA
- a CDS encoding DinB family protein, translated as MSESKRVSNLYQSIYNGNPWLEVTLADTLKDVTAAQAYKKANPNLNTIWEIVNHLIQWRRNILRRVQGEIITTPDHNYFVPILDSSEPAWEQSLQSLAKSQELWTAFLSDFDDAGFDKIDPNNNHNFYEDIHGIIQHDVYHLGQIVILKKLV; from the coding sequence ATGTCAGAAAGTAAAAGAGTTTCAAATTTATACCAATCCATTTATAATGGAAATCCGTGGCTTGAGGTCACATTAGCAGATACTTTAAAAGATGTTACCGCAGCGCAGGCTTACAAAAAAGCAAATCCTAATTTGAATACAATTTGGGAAATTGTCAACCATTTAATTCAATGGAGAAGAAATATTTTAAGACGTGTTCAGGGAGAAATAATTACAACGCCCGATCATAATTATTTTGTACCTATTTTAGATTCATCTGAACCGGCCTGGGAACAATCTCTGCAAAGTCTTGCAAAATCTCAGGAATTATGGACTGCCTTTTTGAGTGATTTTGATGATGCCGGTTTTGATAAAATAGATCCAAATAACAATCATAATTTTTATGAAGATATTCACGGAATTATTCAGCATGACGTTTATCATTTAGGACAAATTGTTATTTTGAAGAAATTGGTTTAA
- a CDS encoding sugar O-acetyltransferase, which yields MMTEKEKMIAGEYYIAGDPVLVKERRKAKILLHRLNVIEYRLTKKAKEILAELIPNSGKSFYIEPPFHCDYGYNITCGDNVYFNVNCVVLDCAPVNIGSNVFFAPNVQIYTATHPLDAELRKTLENALPVSIGDDCWIGGNAVICPGVTIGKGCVIGAGSVVTKDIPDNSLAVGNPAKIIRKLNQEPESNS from the coding sequence ATAATGACAGAAAAAGAAAAAATGATTGCCGGAGAATATTACATTGCCGGAGACCCTGTTTTGGTAAAAGAACGCAGAAAGGCTAAAATTTTATTGCATCGCTTGAATGTTATCGAATATCGCCTGACAAAAAAAGCAAAGGAAATTTTAGCAGAATTAATTCCGAATTCAGGCAAGAGTTTTTATATAGAACCTCCGTTTCATTGCGATTACGGATACAATATTACTTGTGGCGACAACGTTTATTTTAACGTGAATTGCGTTGTTTTAGATTGTGCGCCGGTAAATATTGGATCGAATGTGTTTTTTGCACCAAATGTTCAAATTTATACGGCAACGCATCCGCTTGACGCCGAATTAAGAAAAACACTCGAAAACGCTTTGCCTGTTTCTATTGGCGACGATTGCTGGATTGGCGGAAACGCTGTAATTTGTCCGGGCGTAACTATTGGAAAAGGCTGCGTTATTGGCGCAGGATCTGTAGTAACAAAAGACATTCCGGACAATTCATTAGCGGTTGGAAATCCGGCGAAAATTATTAGAAAATTAAATCAGGAACCTGAATCAAATTCATAA
- a CDS encoding VOC family protein has product MLTLNKVHHIAILCSDYQKSKTFYTEVLGLTTIREIYREERQSYKLDLALNGIYVVELFSFPNPPQRPSRPEAVGLRHLAFEVINLDETVDFLNSKNIESEPIRIDETTEKRFTFIADPDLLPIEFYER; this is encoded by the coding sequence ATGCTTACCTTAAATAAAGTTCATCATATTGCCATTTTATGCTCTGATTATCAAAAATCTAAAACTTTTTATACCGAGGTTTTAGGGCTGACTACTATTAGAGAAATTTATCGCGAAGAACGCCAATCCTATAAACTTGATTTGGCATTAAACGGTATTTATGTTGTCGAATTATTTTCATTCCCAAATCCGCCACAACGTCCTTCAAGACCTGAAGCTGTTGGTTTGCGTCATTTGGCATTTGAAGTTATCAACTTAGATGAAACAGTCGATTTTTTAAACTCGAAAAATATAGAATCAGAACCTATTCGAATTGATGAAACAACCGAAAAGCGATTTACGTTTATTGCTGATCCAGATTTGTTGCCAATTGAATTTTATGAGCGATAA